A stretch of the Flavobacterium sp. 5 genome encodes the following:
- a CDS encoding TonB-dependent siderophore receptor: MKYILLPLTFLALSLNTQAQEIASNSSQSNDKELYYFSSDTIKSANDTVKKRKGQELKEVIVTGNKPQKPVSALRSGLKPMDIPQSVQVIGSEIIEQQQAIRLSDVIKNANGVYVGSARGGAQESLFSRGYDMSANNMFKNGFRYNAGSIPDVASLERVEFLKGGSALLFGNVTPGGILNLVTKTPKFTEGGQFTMQMGSYAFYKPSIDIYGPLNKSIAYRFNASYENSESFRDYVKNDRIYINPSVLFKISDKTQIIAQGDYLSADWIPDFGTGIVNNTKTILDIPRNVYFGALWSTGNTKSSSASIVFNHDFNDNWKLGFNSSYQSYQRTQKSTSQLSTVEANGNWKRGLTQSDAAENIFGDQLSLQGTFNTGKIKHQIFTGMDYESSTAPSYTFGFYDPAKPADLITTEATPINLFNYDYSTQSLNVPYPTRITQLATTDTQRFGIYAQDLLSINKYVKVLAGLRWSWQESDVTTTKEEIKKIDNINTITTTYENAIPTTGGKSINSAFSPKIGLVIQPNKELSLFASYSNSFTPNTGTTVNLETLDPSIIDQYEVGIKKDFWKGLLSTNITVYQISNNNLAQTAQYLADGVTQNVTTTIKELVGATKGKGIEIDITARPITGLNINAGYSFNETKVSESSGTNGSLVVGDVLARTPKNTANLSFFYTLPSGVLKGLSFGAIGNYIGNRTGGWNDDYLWTEKTPATNPKTYTVTIRDRDIPLEGYTTVDASVGYDWKKISILCKLSNITNELNYTVHENYSVNPIAPRQVLVSLKYKL; encoded by the coding sequence ATGAAATATATTTTACTCCCCTTGACATTCTTAGCTCTCAGCTTAAATACTCAAGCTCAAGAAATTGCAAGCAATAGTTCACAATCTAATGATAAAGAACTTTACTATTTTTCTTCGGATACTATAAAATCAGCAAATGATACTGTTAAGAAAAGAAAAGGACAAGAATTAAAAGAAGTTATTGTTACTGGAAATAAACCACAAAAACCTGTTTCTGCATTGCGTTCTGGTTTAAAACCAATGGATATTCCCCAGAGTGTTCAAGTAATTGGTTCAGAAATCATTGAGCAACAACAAGCAATCCGCTTGAGTGATGTAATAAAAAATGCCAACGGTGTCTATGTAGGTTCAGCTCGTGGTGGAGCTCAAGAATCATTATTCTCAAGAGGATATGATATGTCTGCCAACAATATGTTTAAAAACGGTTTCCGTTATAATGCAGGTTCAATTCCTGATGTTGCATCTTTAGAAAGAGTAGAATTTCTTAAAGGTGGTTCTGCTTTATTATTTGGAAACGTCACTCCTGGTGGAATCCTAAATTTGGTAACAAAAACACCAAAATTTACAGAAGGGGGACAATTTACAATGCAAATGGGAAGCTATGCTTTTTACAAACCATCTATTGACATTTATGGTCCATTAAATAAATCTATAGCTTATAGATTCAATGCATCTTACGAAAATTCAGAAAGTTTTAGAGATTATGTAAAAAATGATCGTATATATATAAATCCATCGGTATTGTTCAAAATTTCAGACAAAACTCAGATCATAGCTCAAGGAGATTATCTAAGTGCTGACTGGATTCCTGATTTTGGAACTGGAATCGTAAATAACACTAAAACCATTTTAGACATTCCTCGCAATGTGTATTTTGGAGCCCTTTGGTCAACAGGTAACACTAAATCATCAAGTGCATCGATAGTATTTAATCACGATTTTAATGACAACTGGAAATTAGGTTTCAATTCCTCATATCAATCCTATCAAAGAACTCAAAAATCTACATCACAGCTAAGCACAGTTGAAGCCAATGGAAACTGGAAACGTGGTCTAACCCAATCTGACGCCGCCGAAAATATATTTGGTGATCAATTGAGTTTGCAAGGGACTTTCAATACGGGAAAAATCAAACACCAAATTTTTACAGGTATGGATTATGAAAGTTCAACTGCACCAAGCTATACTTTTGGTTTTTATGATCCAGCAAAACCTGCAGATCTTATAACAACAGAAGCTACACCAATAAACCTTTTTAACTACGATTATAGTACGCAAAGTCTAAATGTACCATATCCAACTAGAATAACACAACTAGCTACTACTGATACCCAAAGATTTGGAATTTATGCACAGGATTTACTTTCGATTAACAAGTATGTAAAGGTTCTGGCAGGACTGCGTTGGTCATGGCAAGAAAGTGACGTTACTACAACAAAAGAAGAAATAAAAAAAATCGATAATATAAATACCATTACAACGACTTATGAAAATGCAATTCCTACAACAGGAGGTAAATCTATAAACAGTGCTTTTTCTCCAAAAATAGGATTGGTAATTCAGCCTAATAAAGAATTGTCTTTATTTGCGAGCTACTCAAACTCATTTACTCCAAATACAGGAACAACAGTAAATTTAGAAACATTAGACCCTTCTATAATAGACCAATACGAAGTAGGTATCAAAAAAGATTTCTGGAAAGGCCTTTTGAGCACCAATATAACTGTATATCAAATATCTAATAATAATTTAGCACAAACAGCTCAATATCTAGCTGATGGTGTGACCCAAAACGTAACTACTACTATAAAAGAATTAGTAGGAGCAACAAAAGGAAAAGGAATAGAAATAGACATTACTGCTAGACCTATTACAGGTTTAAATATTAATGCTGGATATAGCTTTAATGAAACCAAAGTTTCTGAGTCTTCTGGTACAAATGGTAGCTTAGTTGTAGGAGACGTTCTAGCAAGAACACCTAAAAACACAGCCAATTTAAGCTTCTTCTACACTTTGCCTAGCGGTGTATTAAAAGGACTTTCTTTTGGAGCTATCGGAAATTATATTGGAAATCGTACTGGAGGATGGAATGATGACTATTTATGGACAGAAAAAACACCTGCAACCAATCCAAAAACATATACTGTAACTATCAGAGATCGTGATATTCCATTAGAGGGATACACAACTGTTGATGCGTCTGTTGGTTATGATTGGAAAAAAATATCAATCTTATGTAAATTATCAAATATTACAAATGAATTGAATTATACTGTACATGAAAATTATAGTGTAAACCCAATTGCACCTCGTCAGGTACTAGTAAGTTTGAAATACAAATTATAA
- a CDS encoding APC family permease has protein sequence MTHSKKNQLQKSLGLSFNIAVLIGGTIGVGILRTPGAIAAMLDNYWLIISCWFCGGIYILIGANSYAELATMLPKAGGSYNYIKRAFGDYAGFLSGWYDYICNAIPPAFYCIVISEYVIILFPSLENHATTIALSFLITFLLIHIGGIKNGSVIQQVTSVIKVICFTALIVSCFIYSGVKIAPIEKDTSIFQIGLLFGFFKSLQLIIGTYDGWYSVCFFAEEDRNPSQNIPKSLFSGAILVILIYVLLNMAFFHVLPVSELANSNLAAADVAKVIFGKNGAIIVTVIAIFSLISILNAFMMIPTRILYGLSRDGFFIEKGTKINKGGTPIVALLVSSLFSFVLICIGSFEVLFSFGTFMSVIVWGLAYCSLIKLRKKEPNLPRPYRSIWYPWLTYLAIATTLGLLLGFVYSDLKNFIIIAITTLLSYPLFLFLNRKKKA, from the coding sequence ATGACCCATTCCAAAAAGAACCAATTGCAAAAAAGCCTTGGATTAAGTTTTAATATTGCTGTTTTAATTGGAGGAACAATTGGTGTTGGAATTCTTCGTACACCTGGAGCAATAGCAGCAATGCTTGATAATTACTGGCTCATTATTAGTTGTTGGTTTTGTGGAGGAATATATATTTTAATTGGTGCCAATTCGTATGCAGAACTTGCTACAATGCTACCAAAAGCTGGAGGTTCTTACAATTATATAAAAAGAGCTTTTGGGGATTATGCAGGATTTCTTTCGGGTTGGTATGATTATATCTGCAATGCGATTCCTCCTGCATTTTATTGTATTGTTATTAGCGAATATGTGATTATTTTATTTCCTAGTTTAGAAAATCATGCTACTACAATTGCTCTTTCCTTTTTGATTACTTTTCTTTTAATTCATATCGGAGGCATAAAAAACGGAAGTGTTATTCAACAAGTGACCAGTGTGATAAAAGTAATTTGTTTTACCGCCTTAATAGTCTCTTGTTTTATATATTCCGGTGTAAAAATAGCTCCAATAGAAAAGGATACGTCAATTTTTCAAATTGGTCTTTTATTTGGTTTTTTCAAATCACTACAATTAATCATCGGCACTTATGACGGTTGGTATTCGGTTTGCTTTTTTGCCGAAGAAGACAGAAACCCAAGTCAAAACATTCCAAAATCTTTATTTAGCGGAGCTATACTTGTTATATTAATTTATGTTTTACTGAATATGGCATTTTTTCATGTCTTACCCGTTTCAGAATTGGCTAATTCAAATTTGGCTGCAGCAGATGTTGCAAAGGTTATTTTCGGAAAAAATGGAGCAATTATAGTAACTGTTATTGCTATTTTTTCTTTGATTAGTATATTGAATGCTTTCATGATGATTCCAACCAGAATCCTTTATGGCTTGAGTCGAGATGGTTTTTTTATTGAAAAAGGAACAAAAATCAACAAAGGCGGGACACCAATTGTTGCACTTCTAGTTTCATCTTTATTTAGTTTTGTATTGATTTGCATTGGTTCGTTTGAAGTCTTATTCTCTTTTGGAACGTTCATGTCTGTTATTGTTTGGGGATTGGCATATTGCTCACTAATAAAACTTAGAAAAAAAGAACCTAACTTACCTAGGCCATATCGTTCCATTTGGTATCCTTGGCTAACTTATTTAGCTATTGCAACTACTTTAGGACTTTTGCTTGGTTTTGTTTACAGTGATCTGAAGAATTTTATCATCATTGCTATTACGACGCTACTTTCATATCCTTTGTTTTTATTTTTAAATCGAAAGAAAAAAGCATAA